One region of Purpureocillium takamizusanense chromosome 4, complete sequence genomic DNA includes:
- a CDS encoding uncharacterized protein (EggNog:ENOG503NZ0G~COG:O~SECRETED:SignalP(1-22~SECRETED:cutsite=AAA-AV~SECRETED:prob=0.3649)) → MKASLSAWSALTTAWTLASAAAAVTCPGQNTSLVVDVAPEFPRPYVLPKYRGRAIKLTPSQIIRFSITANSSGGAFSLLQHNGKDSGWTSARPHTHRQTHEHFYCARGRVQLWGKKNTTEGSHEARVGTLGDYGNIPPGAIHNFQLTDPDTQLTHVFHPGGFEHLFDVYSQGEWATDGISSPFLAIPADDDPFGPLTPEVDELLQRMDLYAAPEEEYIPRRDFVNGTASDEEGLNWHNGTNQLPADPTVPYFVAKDYGPKYLNSQSGYKIIQPLATPDQTHGNFTMGTIIMSPKRANETASQAKLPHPFALQMEDGQLEISVRGYGSPARLIQGDVAFVPAGVPFTYHATVPFTKFLYMNAGAKGLDFELLKNSVQWNFTAYPSY, encoded by the coding sequence ATGAAAGCTTCGCTCTCTGCGTGGTCCGCTTTGACAACGGCCTGGACgctcgcgtcggccgccgccgccgtcacctgCCCGGGGCAAAACACAAGCCTCGTTGTCGACGTAGCTCCCGAGTTCCCGAGGCCGTACGTGCTTCCAAAGTACAGGGGCCGCGCCATCAAACTCACGCCGTCACAAATCATCCGCTTCTCCATCACCGCCAACTCGTCTGGCGGGGCCTTCTCCCTCCTACAGCACAACGGCAAAGACTCGGGATGGACTTCTGCCAGGCCTCATACCCATCGCCAGACGCACGAGCACTTTTactgcgcccgcggccgcgtccagCTGTGGGGCAAGAAGAACACGACGGAAGGGAGCCATGAGGCGAGAGTCGGCACCCTCGGCGACTACGGCAACATCCCCCCCGGTGCCATTCACAACTTCCAGCTCACGGACCCGGATACGCAGCTGACGCACGTCTTTCACCCGGGCGGCTTTGAGCATCTCTTCGACGTCTACAGCCAAGGCGAGTGGGCGACCGACGGCATCAGTTCTcccttcctcgccatcccCGCAGACGACGATCCGTTCGGCCCCCTGACGCCTGAGGTGGACGAGTTGCTGCAGCGCATGGACCTATACGCTgcgcccgaggaggagtACATCCCGCGGAGAGACTTTGTCAACGGCAcagccagcgacgaggagggcctcAACTGGCACAATGGTACTAACCAGCTGCCCGCTGACCCCACCGTCCCTTACTTTGTCGCCAAGGACTACGGGCCCAAGTACCTCAACTCGCAGTCGGGCTACAAGATCATCCAGCCTCTGGCCACACCGGATCAAACGCACGGGAACTTTACCATgggcaccatcatcatgtcGCCGAAGCGGGCTAACGAAACGGCGTCGCAGGCCAAGCTGCCCCATCCTTTTGCGTTGCAAATGGAGGATGGTCAGCTGGAGATTTCCGTCCGCGGATACGGATCACCGGCCAGGTTGATTCAAGGCGATGTGGCGTTTGTGCCGGCCGGTGTGCCCTTTACGTACCACGCGACGGTTCCCTTCACCAAGTTCTTGTACATGAACGCGGGCGCAAAGGGCCTGGACTTTGAGCTGCTCAAGAACAGTGTGCAGTGGAACTTTACTGCCTACCCTAGCTACTGA